A section of the Clostridium felsineum DSM 794 genome encodes:
- a CDS encoding L-lactate dehydrogenase, whose protein sequence is MNKNTKISVIGAGFVGSSTVFALMNGGLASEIVIVDVNRDKAEGEAMDLSHGTAFVKPVEVKAGDYKDTKDSDIVIITAGAAQKPGETRLDLINKNYSIFKSIVPEVVKYNPNAILVVVSNPVDILTYITYKLSGFPKSRVIGSGTVLDTSRFRYMLSEHFNIDVRNIHTYIMGEHGDSEIATWSLTNIAGMDVNKYCEVSCKKCDGELKYKVYEDVKNAAYEVIEKKGATYYAVALAIKRIVEAILRDENSILTVSAFLEGQYGIKDVYMGVPSIVGINGAKEIIEVPLNEEEKKELEASAKTLKETLNNIF, encoded by the coding sequence ATGAATAAAAATACTAAAATTTCAGTAATTGGAGCAGGCTTTGTTGGATCTTCTACGGTATTTGCATTAATGAATGGTGGACTTGCATCAGAAATAGTAATAGTCGATGTGAATAGAGATAAAGCAGAAGGAGAAGCTATGGACTTATCACATGGTACAGCATTTGTGAAGCCTGTAGAGGTAAAAGCGGGAGATTATAAAGATACAAAAGATTCGGATATAGTTATAATAACAGCGGGAGCAGCTCAGAAACCTGGGGAAACAAGACTTGATTTAATTAATAAAAATTACAGCATATTTAAAAGTATAGTTCCAGAGGTTGTAAAATACAATCCAAATGCAATTTTAGTAGTTGTTTCTAATCCAGTGGATATTTTAACATATATAACATATAAGCTTTCAGGATTTCCAAAGTCAAGAGTTATAGGTTCAGGAACAGTACTTGATACATCAAGATTTAGATATATGTTAAGCGAGCATTTCAATATTGATGTTAGAAATATTCATACTTATATTATGGGAGAACATGGTGATTCTGAGATAGCTACTTGGAGTTTAACTAATATAGCAGGGATGGATGTAAATAAATATTGTGAAGTTTCCTGTAAAAAATGTGATGGAGAATTAAAATATAAGGTATATGAAGATGTGAAGAATGCGGCTTATGAGGTTATAGAGAAAAAAGGAGCAACTTATTATGCGGTGGCGTTAGCTATAAAAAGAATAGTAGAAGCAATTTTAAGAGATGAAAATTCAATTTTAACTGTATCAGCATTTCTTGAAGGGCAATATGGTATAAAAGATGTTTATATGGGCGTTCCATCTATAGTTGGTATTAATGGAGCCAAAGAAATTATAGAAGTTCCTTTAAATGAAGAGGAGAAGAAAGAATTAGAAGCTTCAGCAAAAACATTAAAGGAAACATTAAATAATATATTTTAG
- a CDS encoding homocitrate synthase/isopropylmalate synthase family protein yields the protein MAVLINNKKKFLIDRTLIENSTRLNELRISRKEMDIFLELINKIGADLFEIDRSVISYIKTSNKFIYRIKDEKDVRIIGEYKFKYIIIQFNTARSFNNYNITRMNKFKIILEVDIDELDEIFSDNNYEIFNNFNITCIRINNVYSYNLKGWNEIIRKIKKTFNVLVDFYPSNKHFMATAVAVEACIDGSDFITTAFCGEHYNISSLEEVLLALKVIKNAKILGCLKFLSEASKLYENLFEKSISPTKPIIGRDIFKCESGIHVDGIEKNSLTYEAYEPGIVGSKRQVVLGKHSGKKAIKLKLKELNIKNESCNLEEILEYIREKSIELHRNISNEEFREIYYRYTKGCELYENKFS from the coding sequence ATGGCAGTTTTAATTAATAATAAAAAGAAATTCTTAATAGATAGAACATTAATAGAGAATAGTACAAGACTTAATGAGCTTAGAATAAGTAGAAAAGAAATGGATATTTTTCTTGAGCTTATTAATAAAATTGGTGCTGATTTATTTGAGATTGACAGATCAGTAATTAGTTATATAAAAACCAGTAATAAATTTATATATAGAATTAAAGATGAAAAAGATGTACGTATTATAGGTGAGTACAAATTCAAGTATATAATTATACAATTTAATACTGCTAGAAGTTTCAATAATTATAATATAACTAGAATGAATAAATTTAAAATAATTTTAGAAGTGGATATTGATGAGTTAGATGAAATTTTTAGTGATAATAATTACGAGATATTTAACAACTTCAATATAACATGTATTAGAATAAATAATGTCTATAGTTATAATTTGAAGGGCTGGAATGAAATTATAAGAAAAATTAAGAAAACATTTAATGTGTTAGTAGATTTTTATCCAAGTAATAAGCATTTTATGGCAACTGCTGTTGCGGTTGAAGCATGTATTGATGGAAGTGATTTTATAACTACTGCTTTTTGCGGGGAACACTATAACATATCTTCTCTGGAAGAAGTACTTTTAGCACTTAAAGTTATAAAAAATGCTAAGATATTAGGATGCTTAAAATTTTTAAGTGAAGCATCAAAGCTATATGAAAATTTATTTGAAAAAAGTATATCTCCAACAAAACCTATAATAGGGAGAGATATTTTTAAATGTGAATCTGGAATTCATGTTGATGGTATAGAAAAAAATTCTTTAACTTATGAAGCTTATGAACCAGGTATTGTTGGTAGTAAGAGACAAGTTGTTCTAGGAAAGCATTCAGGAAAAAAGGCAATAAAACTTAAGTTAAAGGAATTAAATATTAAAAATGAGAGTTGTAATCTGGAGGAGATTTTGGAGTATATAAGAGAAAAGAGCATAGAACTTCATAGGAATATTTCAAATGAAGAATTTAGAGAAATTTATTATAGATATACAAAAGGTTGTGAATTATATGAGAATAAATTTAGTTGA
- a CDS encoding ABC-2 transporter permease: MLKFIKYEAKTVYREYLLVLLIGLLLNIALMTRVGTWEGILIFGLSTAVGGGIMLVTMIMNIAMFSRDLKKDTKYLVFTLPESRSALLGSKLICSVIMMILGAFVGLAFMLYFGDKIVHINFNELFNWNVFAYFIWAIFIYISFLITIYFCILVGRTLRKNGKFSGLLSLIIFVVYTYILAKVETGLEYLFPQKFVLEKIARSFGDTHVKASVSTAGGSIYIASMVLELLLIIILFMISVKILDEKIDL; encoded by the coding sequence ATGTTAAAATTTATAAAATATGAAGCTAAAACAGTATATAGAGAATATTTGTTGGTTTTGCTTATAGGCTTGCTTTTAAATATTGCCCTTATGACTAGGGTTGGGACTTGGGAAGGAATTTTAATATTTGGTCTTTCAACTGCTGTGGGTGGTGGAATTATGCTTGTTACTATGATAATGAATATAGCTATGTTTTCTAGAGATTTGAAGAAGGATACTAAATATCTTGTTTTTACTTTGCCTGAAAGTAGATCAGCGCTTTTAGGATCAAAACTTATATGTTCAGTTATAATGATGATCCTAGGTGCATTTGTTGGTTTGGCTTTTATGCTGTATTTTGGAGATAAGATAGTTCATATTAATTTTAATGAATTATTTAATTGGAATGTTTTTGCTTATTTTATCTGGGCTATTTTTATTTATATTTCGTTTTTGATTACAATATATTTTTGTATTTTGGTAGGAAGAACTTTAAGAAAGAATGGTAAATTTTCAGGTTTGTTATCTTTAATTATATTTGTAGTATATACATATATATTAGCTAAAGTAGAGACTGGTTTAGAGTATTTATTTCCACAAAAGTTTGTACTTGAAAAAATTGCGAGGTCATTTGGAGATACACATGTTAAGGCTAGCGTAAGCACTGCTGGCGGTTCAATTTATATTGCAAGCATGGTGTTAGAATTGCTTCTAATTATTATTTTATTTATGATTTCAGTGAAAATACTTGATGAAAAAATAGATTTATAA
- a CDS encoding GntR family transcriptional regulator encodes MEFDNKSPIYIQIMNDIKVDIINGTLKPGDKLPSIREMAVKFKVNPNTLQRVYQELERENITYTQRGTGSFIREDSNMITNLREDMASEVIENFIESIKKFGFDNKEILKVVEDKLISKKGE; translated from the coding sequence ATGGAGTTTGATAATAAGTCACCTATTTATATACAAATAATGAATGATATAAAGGTGGATATAATAAACGGAACCTTAAAGCCAGGTGATAAACTGCCTTCTATAAGAGAAATGGCTGTTAAGTTTAAGGTTAATCCAAATACGCTTCAAAGAGTTTATCAAGAACTTGAAAGAGAAAACATAACTTATACTCAAAGAGGTACAGGCAGTTTTATAAGGGAGGATTCTAATATGATAACTAATTTAAGGGAAGATATGGCGAGTGAAGTGATTGAGAATTTTATTGAAAGTATAAAAAAATTTGGATTTGATAATAAAGAGATATTAAAAGTTGTTGAAGATAAGCTTATTAGTAAGAAGGGAGAATAA
- a CDS encoding TspO/MBR family protein has product MYTILGVSKKVHIKELLISILIAEGTGALSGFLSMSNVGSYDNFKKPFFSPPGFLFPIVWFILYFLMAVAAYRIWVIGKEEGVSVKKPLVLYLIQLFLNFLWSIIFFGGNFYGLAFIELLILLFFILITTFEFYKYDKVAAFLMIPYIIWVSFAGILNFSIWLLNKK; this is encoded by the coding sequence ATGTATACTATTTTAGGGGTAAGTAAAAAAGTTCATATAAAAGAACTTTTAATAAGTATTTTAATTGCAGAAGGTACAGGAGCATTAAGTGGTTTTTTAAGTATGTCAAATGTAGGAAGCTATGATAACTTTAAAAAGCCATTTTTTTCACCGCCAGGTTTTTTATTTCCTATAGTATGGTTTATACTTTATTTTTTGATGGCGGTAGCCGCATATAGAATATGGGTTATTGGCAAAGAAGAAGGAGTGAGTGTAAAAAAGCCTTTAGTCTTATATTTAATACAGCTTTTTTTGAACTTTCTTTGGAGTATAATATTTTTTGGTGGTAATTTTTACGGTTTGGCTTTTATTGAATTACTAATCTTATTATTTTTTATATTGATAACTACCTTTGAATTTTATAAATATGATAAAGTAGCGGCATTTCTTATGATTCCATACATAATATGGGTATCATTTGCAGGAATTTTAAACTTTTCGATATGGCTTTTGAATAAGAAATAA
- a CDS encoding homocitrate synthase codes for MRINLVDTTLRDGEQKPGIALGINEKIEISKLLDSIGIYQIEAGTPAMEGDEKLSIERIAELGLKSKISSWNRMSIKDIKHSIDCKVDIIHISVPASDLQLKYNLNKSKEWIISSMKKSIYYAISKGYEVTIGLEDASRADLDFLIELCKNAYFEGVKRIRYADTVGILYPRKAFFDIKRIMEEVPIEIEMHTHNDFGMAEVNSLSAVKAGARYIDTTIGGIGERAGNCNFINFSSLINKRDLEMKKLKIKEEEIKNIINYTILNKNTFK; via the coding sequence ATGAGAATAAATTTAGTTGATACAACCTTACGAGATGGTGAACAAAAACCTGGTATAGCATTAGGAATAAATGAAAAAATAGAAATATCCAAGCTATTAGATAGTATAGGAATTTATCAAATTGAGGCAGGTACACCAGCTATGGAAGGTGATGAAAAGTTAAGCATTGAGAGAATTGCAGAATTAGGACTTAAAAGTAAAATATCATCATGGAATAGAATGAGTATTAAGGATATTAAGCATTCTATTGATTGTAAGGTGGATATAATTCATATATCTGTTCCGGCGTCAGATTTACAACTTAAATATAATTTGAATAAAAGCAAAGAGTGGATAATTAGTAGTATGAAGAAAAGTATTTATTATGCTATTAGTAAGGGGTACGAAGTAACAATAGGTTTAGAGGATGCATCAAGAGCAGACCTTGATTTTTTAATTGAATTGTGTAAGAACGCTTATTTTGAAGGAGTAAAAAGAATTAGATATGCAGATACCGTTGGTATTTTGTATCCAAGAAAAGCATTCTTCGATATTAAAAGAATAATGGAGGAAGTTCCAATTGAAATTGAAATGCATACACACAATGATTTTGGAATGGCAGAAGTAAATTCCTTAAGTGCGGTAAAAGCTGGAGCAAGATATATTGATACCACAATTGGAGGAATAGGTGAAAGAGCAGGTAATTGTAATTTTATTAATTTTTCTAGTTTGATTAATAAGAGAGATTTAGAAATGAAGAAATTAAAAATAAAGGAAGAAGAAATCAAGAATATAATTAATTATACTATATTAAATAAAAATACCTTTAAGTAG
- the nifE gene encoding nitrogenase iron-molybdenum cofactor biosynthesis protein NifE — MENKEKYYYKDQVGINGKLKNSLNLQEIIEDRKGFVCYNSGGSSGTLRCDENSVSGAVSQRACVYCGARVVLNPITDAFHLIHGPIGCASYTWDLRGSLSSSSELFRNSFSTDLSETDVIFGGEKKLRAALDEIYDKFQPKVVFIYATCIVGVIGDDVDAVCCDAEKKYPNMRVIPVKSPGFSGNKATGYRAACDAILKLIGNKKSDKKVKGLNYLGDFNLAGEAWVIQSYLKEIGIPVIAKITGDSKCEELLKAPEASLNIVQCAGSMEYLAKKMQELYGIPYIRISFLGIEDTENSLLQIAHILGDEVVLEKAERFIEKEKRKVEDKINLYKKRLKGKKAAIYVGGGYKAISLIKQFKSLGIETVMVGTQTGKPRDYEIIKQITRPGTVILDDANPSELEKFMLEKGADILVGGVKERPLAYKLGVAFCDHNHERKQILSGFVGALNFAQEIDLTANSPVWNYV; from the coding sequence ATGGAAAATAAAGAAAAATATTATTACAAGGATCAAGTTGGTATTAATGGGAAGCTTAAAAATAGCTTGAATTTACAGGAAATAATAGAAGATAGAAAAGGTTTTGTTTGCTATAATTCTGGAGGTAGTTCAGGAACCTTACGATGTGATGAAAATAGTGTTTCTGGTGCTGTAAGCCAAAGGGCATGTGTTTATTGTGGTGCGAGAGTTGTCTTAAATCCAATAACTGATGCTTTTCATCTTATTCACGGTCCTATCGGGTGTGCTAGTTATACTTGGGATTTAAGGGGAAGCTTATCAAGTTCATCTGAGCTTTTTAGAAATAGTTTTTCTACTGATTTAAGTGAAACAGATGTTATATTTGGAGGGGAGAAGAAGTTAAGAGCAGCGCTTGATGAGATATACGATAAGTTTCAACCTAAAGTTGTTTTTATATATGCTACTTGTATTGTAGGAGTAATAGGTGATGACGTGGATGCTGTTTGTTGTGATGCAGAGAAGAAATATCCTAATATGAGAGTTATACCTGTTAAGTCACCAGGTTTTTCGGGAAATAAAGCAACGGGGTATAGAGCAGCCTGTGATGCTATTTTAAAACTTATAGGCAATAAAAAAAGTGATAAGAAAGTAAAGGGATTAAATTATCTTGGAGATTTTAATTTAGCAGGTGAGGCTTGGGTTATTCAAAGCTATTTAAAAGAAATAGGGATACCAGTAATTGCCAAGATAACAGGAGATAGTAAGTGTGAAGAGCTTCTAAAAGCGCCAGAAGCAAGTCTTAATATTGTACAATGTGCAGGCTCTATGGAGTATTTAGCAAAGAAAATGCAAGAGCTTTATGGAATTCCTTATATAAGAATTAGTTTTTTAGGTATAGAAGATACTGAAAATTCACTTTTACAGATAGCTCATATTTTGGGAGATGAAGTTGTATTAGAAAAAGCAGAGAGATTTATTGAAAAAGAAAAAAGAAAAGTAGAGGACAAAATTAATTTGTATAAGAAAAGGCTTAAGGGTAAAAAAGCAGCAATATATGTTGGAGGTGGCTACAAAGCTATATCTCTTATAAAGCAGTTTAAAAGCTTAGGGATTGAAACTGTTATGGTTGGTACTCAAACAGGTAAACCGAGAGATTACGAAATAATTAAGCAAATAACTAGGCCTGGTACAGTAATACTTGATGATGCAAATCCATCAGAGCTTGAGAAATTTATGCTAGAAAAGGGAGCAGATATATTGGTTGGAGGAGTAAAAGAAAGGCCTCTTGCATATAAGCTAGGAGTTGCATTTTGTGATCATAACCATGAAAGAAAGCAAATATTATCAGGTTTTGTTGGAGCTCTTAATTTTGCACAGGAAATAGATTTAACCGCTAATAGTCCGGTTTGGAATTATGTTTAG
- a CDS encoding ABC transporter ATP-binding protein: MGDYLLKVTNLNKNYYNKKALKDFNLELKSGKILGVLGPNGSGKSTFLKIIAGILKKSSGEILIDGHKPSIHSRAIVSYLPDKDFLYKWMKIKDAINFYKDFYEDFDYKKAMELLDFMKLDKEAKVTSLSKGMTEKLYLTLVLSRRAKLYILDEPLGGVDPTTREKILDTIINNFSEDSSMIITTHLVNDVERLFDEVVFIAEGKNVLSGNADELRNEKDGSIDKIYREVFKDF, from the coding sequence ATGGGAGATTATTTGTTGAAAGTAACTAACTTAAATAAAAATTATTATAATAAAAAAGCGCTTAAGGATTTTAATTTAGAGCTTAAAAGTGGCAAAATATTAGGTGTTCTTGGACCTAATGGAAGTGGTAAAAGTACATTTTTAAAGATAATAGCTGGGATTTTAAAGAAAAGTTCAGGGGAAATTTTAATAGATGGTCATAAGCCATCAATTCATAGTAGAGCTATAGTTTCATATTTACCGGATAAAGATTTTTTGTACAAGTGGATGAAAATAAAAGATGCTATAAATTTTTATAAGGATTTTTATGAAGACTTTGATTATAAAAAAGCTATGGAACTTTTAGATTTTATGAAGTTAGATAAGGAAGCTAAAGTTACGTCTCTTTCAAAAGGAATGACTGAAAAACTCTATCTTACATTAGTTTTATCAAGAAGGGCTAAGCTATACATACTTGATGAACCTCTTGGAGGTGTAGATCCAACAACAAGAGAAAAAATATTGGATACTATAATAAATAATTTTTCAGAGGACAGTTCTATGATTATAACTACACATTTAGTAAATGATGTAGAAAGATTATTTGACGAAGTGGTATTCATAGCAGAAGGCAAGAATGTATTGAGTGGGAATGCTGATGAGTTAAGAAATGAAAAAGATGGATCAATAGATAAAATATATAGGGAAGTTTTTAAAGATTTCTAA
- the nifB gene encoding nitrogenase cofactor biosynthesis protein NifB: MANKNLVNVDINPCKMCMPMGGVMAFKGIENSMVILHGSQGCSTYIRRHMATHYNEPVDIASSALTEKGTVYGGTENLKKGLKNMIKLYNPSTIGVMTTCLAETIGEDINRIVGEFFEEEKEYSEKTNIITVPTPGYGGTEAEGYYVALRKIVEQVCELSDRNNSINIICANLNPGDVRNIKGILNKFNIKYTMLPDVSNTLDSPHNEKYRRIPIGGTKIEDIKRMSGAVATIEMGATVEDEKSPGVFLKEKFSVPLYKCEIPIGIRNTTKFISLISKLSTTKIPEELLVERGRYLDGMIDNHKYTGKARVIIYGEPELTLAIAKTCLENGTQIKLIATGARNKLLEAELSEEIKKQKEEALILDDTDFDTIEKYAKEFDVNLFIGNSDGRRMASKLGIEILRVGFPVHDRVGAQRQVITGYNGSAFLIDSISNEMLKIIENKFRKEAFNNYYLKSVKNTKYIYNQNKTCKHPCFGDDAHRFARMHIPVAPKCNITCNYCSRKYDCVNESRPGVTSEVLNPMEALEKFKVVKSKMSNLTVVGIAGPGDALANFDKVKETFKAIRNYDPEVTFCLSTNGLMLPFYANEIIDLGVSHVTVTMNAVDKKIGAKIYKEVNYLGKKYNGEEGAEILLNNQLTGIKYLCAKGVVCKVNIVMLKGINDNHINDVVKKVKGCGVYMTNIMRMIPVEGSAFEKLPTVTNKELNKMRKDCEIDMKQMYHCRQCRADAIGTLAEDHSIDFRNIGCGSCHSITCDSSTQASSENIYKFAVSSRTGINVDQHFGHASEFYIYTYSEGKVRFLEKRNVDKYCSGVEECDSTEDKISKIIKTVRDCSAVLVLRAGIEPKRQLKEKGIEIIEMYETINKGVKLAAEKILSSSVNS, encoded by the coding sequence ATGGCAAATAAAAATTTAGTTAATGTGGATATAAATCCGTGTAAGATGTGTATGCCAATGGGTGGTGTTATGGCATTTAAAGGAATAGAGAATAGTATGGTTATTTTACATGGTTCTCAAGGTTGCAGTACATATATAAGAAGGCACATGGCAACCCACTATAATGAGCCTGTTGATATAGCTTCCTCTGCCCTTACAGAAAAAGGAACAGTATATGGAGGAACTGAAAATCTTAAGAAGGGTTTAAAGAATATGATTAAGCTTTATAATCCATCAACAATAGGTGTTATGACTACCTGTCTTGCGGAAACAATAGGAGAGGATATAAACCGAATAGTAGGAGAATTTTTTGAAGAAGAAAAAGAATATTCTGAAAAAACAAACATAATAACAGTACCAACACCGGGTTACGGAGGTACAGAAGCAGAAGGATATTATGTTGCTTTAAGAAAAATTGTTGAACAAGTTTGTGAGCTGTCAGATAGAAATAACAGTATAAATATAATATGTGCAAACTTAAATCCAGGTGATGTGAGAAATATAAAAGGTATATTAAATAAATTCAATATAAAATATACAATGCTTCCAGATGTGTCTAATACTTTAGATTCACCTCATAATGAGAAATATAGAAGAATACCTATTGGGGGAACTAAGATAGAAGATATAAAAAGAATGTCCGGTGCAGTTGCAACAATTGAAATGGGAGCTACAGTAGAAGATGAAAAATCACCAGGTGTTTTTTTAAAAGAAAAATTTTCAGTTCCACTTTATAAATGTGAAATACCTATAGGAATTAGAAATACAACAAAGTTTATTTCTTTAATATCTAAATTAAGTACAACAAAAATTCCTGAAGAGCTTTTAGTTGAGAGAGGAAGATATTTGGATGGAATGATAGATAATCATAAATATACAGGTAAAGCAAGAGTGATAATATATGGTGAACCCGAACTTACACTTGCTATAGCAAAAACATGTCTTGAAAATGGAACTCAGATAAAGTTAATAGCTACGGGAGCAAGGAATAAGCTATTAGAAGCTGAGCTTAGTGAGGAAATAAAAAAGCAAAAGGAAGAAGCGCTTATTTTAGATGATACAGATTTTGATACTATAGAAAAGTACGCTAAGGAGTTTGATGTTAATTTATTTATAGGTAATTCAGATGGAAGAAGAATGGCAAGTAAATTAGGAATAGAAATATTAAGAGTTGGATTTCCTGTTCATGATAGAGTTGGAGCTCAAAGGCAAGTGATAACAGGATATAACGGGTCAGCGTTTTTAATAGATAGTATTTCAAATGAGATGCTAAAAATAATAGAAAACAAATTTAGAAAAGAAGCTTTTAATAATTATTACTTAAAATCAGTTAAAAATACAAAGTATATATATAATCAAAATAAGACTTGTAAACATCCATGTTTTGGCGATGATGCACATAGGTTTGCAAGAATGCATATACCAGTAGCACCAAAATGTAATATAACCTGCAATTATTGCAGTAGAAAATATGACTGTGTAAATGAAAGTAGACCTGGGGTTACTAGTGAAGTTTTAAACCCAATGGAGGCGCTAGAAAAATTTAAAGTAGTAAAAAGTAAGATGTCCAACTTAACTGTTGTTGGTATAGCAGGACCAGGAGATGCCCTTGCTAATTTTGATAAAGTTAAAGAAACCTTCAAAGCTATTAGAAATTATGATCCTGAAGTAACATTTTGTCTATCTACCAATGGACTTATGCTTCCGTTTTATGCAAATGAAATAATTGATTTAGGTGTATCGCATGTAACAGTTACAATGAATGCTGTGGATAAGAAAATAGGAGCAAAAATATATAAAGAAGTTAATTATCTTGGAAAGAAGTATAACGGAGAAGAAGGAGCAGAAATACTTTTAAATAATCAGCTTACAGGAATAAAGTATCTGTGCGCTAAAGGGGTAGTATGTAAGGTTAATATAGTTATGCTTAAAGGAATAAATGATAACCACATAAATGATGTTGTAAAAAAAGTCAAAGGATGTGGAGTTTATATGACAAATATAATGAGGATGATTCCTGTAGAAGGAAGTGCTTTTGAAAAGCTACCAACCGTTACCAATAAAGAATTAAATAAAATGAGAAAAGATTGTGAAATAGATATGAAGCAGATGTATCACTGTAGACAATGTAGAGCGGATGCAATAGGAACTTTAGCAGAAGATCATTCTATTGATTTCAGAAACATAGGTTGTGGCTCTTGTCATAGTATAACTTGTGATAGCAGCACTCAAGCTAGTAGCGAAAATATATATAAGTTTGCAGTTTCATCAAGAACAGGAATTAATGTAGATCAACATTTCGGACATGCTTCTGAGTTTTACATTTATACATATAGTGAGGGCAAGGTAAGATTCTTAGAGAAAAGAAATGTAGATAAGTATTGTAGTGGAGTAGAAGAATGTGATTCTACAGAAGATAAAATATCTAAGATAATTAAAACGGTAAGAGACTGCTCAGCGGTGCTAGTTCTTAGAGCGGGGATTGAACCTAAAAGGCAACTCAAAGAAAAAGGAATTGAGATAATAGAAATGTACGAAACAATAAATAAGGGTGTTAAGCTAGCAGCAGAAAAAATTTTAAGTTCTAGTGTTAATTCTTAA
- a CDS encoding HAD-IB family hydrolase, whose translation MRVKAAFFDIDGTLYREGLISEVFKKLIKYEIIEEEKWYKEVRPEFTKWDNRKGDYDDYLLKMTEIYVDALKGLSKFQMEFIASQVVNQKGDRVYTYTRDRIKWHKEQGHKIITISGSPLELVKKMAEKYKFDDYRGAEYLTNEKDVYTGEVIPMWDSESKEKAVHDMQIKYNIDLSESYAYGDTSGDFTMLKMVGNPVCINPTRELVREILNDEEVKNKMKIIIERKDMVYRISAKCLECDGEFML comes from the coding sequence ATGAGAGTTAAAGCAGCATTTTTTGATATAGATGGTACTTTGTATAGAGAAGGACTTATATCTGAGGTATTTAAAAAGCTTATAAAGTATGAAATTATAGAAGAAGAAAAGTGGTATAAGGAAGTAAGACCTGAATTTACAAAATGGGATAATAGAAAAGGAGATTATGATGATTATCTATTAAAAATGACAGAAATATATGTAGATGCACTCAAGGGGCTTAGCAAATTTCAAATGGAATTTATTGCGAGTCAAGTTGTGAATCAAAAGGGTGACAGAGTATATACTTATACAAGGGATAGAATAAAGTGGCATAAGGAGCAAGGTCATAAAATAATAACCATTTCGGGAAGTCCACTTGAACTTGTAAAAAAAATGGCGGAAAAATATAAGTTTGATGATTATAGAGGTGCCGAATATTTAACGAATGAAAAGGATGTTTATACAGGAGAAGTTATTCCTATGTGGGACAGCGAAAGTAAAGAGAAGGCTGTTCATGATATGCAAATTAAATATAATATAGATCTTAGTGAAAGTTATGCTTATGGGGATACCTCTGGAGACTTTACAATGCTTAAAATGGTAGGAAATCCAGTTTGTATTAATCCCACTAGAGAACTTGTACGTGAAATATTAAATGATGAAGAAGTAAAAAATAAGATGAAGATTATAATAGAGAGAAAAGATATGGTTTATAGAATTTCTGCAAAATGCTTGGAGTGCGATGGAGAGTTTATGCTGTAA